In one Nicotiana sylvestris chromosome 8, ASM39365v2, whole genome shotgun sequence genomic region, the following are encoded:
- the LOC138874701 gene encoding uncharacterized mitochondrial protein AtMg00810-like, with protein MPMQSHMDAALRVVRYIKTTAGFGLLMPSEGSGKFEAYCDSDWDGCLQTRRSITGYVVKFGNALVSWKSKKQETVARSSAEAEFRSMASTVAELTWLTVLFSELGVKVTLPIDLHCDSKAAIQIAANPYFHE; from the coding sequence ATGCCTATGCAATCTCATATGGATGCTGCTCTAAGAGTTGTCAGGTACATCAAGACAACTGCAGGATTTGGCCTACTGATGCCCTCAGAAGGATCTGGGAAATTTGAAGCTtattgtgactcagattgggATGGTTGCTTACAAACAAGAAGATCAATAACAGGATATGTGGTTAAGTTTGGTAATGCATTAGTGTCTTGGAAGTCCAAGAAGCAGGAAACAGTTGCTAGAAGTTCAGCTGAAGCAGAGTTTAGAAGCATGGCTTCAACTGTTGCAGAATTGACTTGGCTTACAGTATTGTTCTCAGAGTTGGGTGTGAAGGTCACTTTGCCTATAGACCTACACTGTGACAGCAAAGCTGcaattcagattgcagctaaTCCATATTTCCATGAATGA
- the LOC138874702 gene encoding uncharacterized protein — MVGEKVLLKVSPMKGVMKFEKKGKLSPHFIGPFEVLQRIGEVAYKLALPSSLSSVHPVFHVSMLRKYVGNPSHVLNSRAVQLDGDLTYDVELVATLEWQVRKLRSKDIASVKMQWRSRPVEEATWETEGEMRSRYPHQFEASGIFLDSFEDERLFKRGRM, encoded by the coding sequence atggttggagagaaggttctactgaaggtttcacccatgaagggtgttatgaaatttgagaagaagggaaagttgagccctcaTTTCATTGGGccatttgaggtgcttcagaggattggggaggtggcttataaactTGCTTTGCCatctagcttgtcgagtgtgcatccagtatttcatgtttctatgctccggaagtatgtcggcaatccgtctcatgttttgaatTCTAGAGCGGTTCAGTTAGACggagatttgacttatgatgtggagctagtggccACTTTGGAGtggcaggtccgaaagttgagatcaaaggatatagcgtCAGTGAAAATGCAGTGGAGAAGTCGGCCTgtagaggaggctacttgggagaccgaggggGAGATGCGCAGCAGATATCCACACcagtttgaggcttcaggtatatttcttgactcgttcgaggatgaacgtttgtttaagagggggaggatgtaa